A genomic window from Candidatus Saccharimonadales bacterium includes:
- the gatA gene encoding Asp-tRNA(Asn)/Glu-tRNA(Gln) amidotransferase subunit GatA has product MKWSPLKTLASDVGSGRQSATSLVKKALKAIAAGSSYNALISVTAESALRRARTIDQKIKSGKAAGRLAGVPYIAKDNFLTAGLETTAGSQILKGYVPPISSTVTRRLEAEGAILVGKANMDAFAHGSSTENSDFGPTLNPVDKTRVPGGSSGGSAAAVALGLVPFAVGSDTGGSIRLPASFCGVVGLKPTYGLVPRYGVVAMASSTDVMGPLTTSVEDSALILDIIAGPDGKDATVIDREKNYNRPASNLKGLKIGLVKDYFDAGLAPGVDLVVRDAIKRMKAAGATIKEVSIPSVSLALAVYYIVMPAEVSSNLSRYDGIRYGYRAKGSNLDELYKATRSQGFNAENKRRIMVGTYVLSSGYYDAYYKKAQTVRTKLIEEFFEAFSGVDLLVGPTASTTAFKLGTNSQDPLAMYLTDIMTVAANLVGNPAISLPVGLSDGLPVGLQLMAPQRQDAKLLAAAKAVEVL; this is encoded by the coding sequence ATGAAATGGTCGCCGCTAAAAACCTTGGCGAGTGACGTCGGCAGTGGCCGGCAGTCCGCCACCTCATTAGTTAAGAAAGCCTTAAAGGCTATAGCGGCTGGCAGTAGCTACAACGCCTTGATCAGCGTGACGGCGGAATCAGCTCTGAGGCGGGCCCGGACGATCGACCAAAAAATCAAATCAGGCAAGGCGGCTGGCCGTTTGGCCGGAGTGCCGTATATCGCCAAAGATAATTTTCTGACAGCCGGCCTCGAAACCACCGCCGGCAGCCAGATTTTAAAAGGCTATGTTCCGCCGATTAGCTCGACGGTAACCAGACGGTTAGAGGCCGAAGGGGCAATCTTAGTCGGCAAAGCCAATATGGACGCATTTGCTCACGGTTCCAGTACAGAAAATTCCGATTTTGGGCCGACCCTTAACCCGGTCGACAAGACACGCGTACCGGGCGGCAGTTCCGGCGGCTCGGCCGCGGCCGTAGCGCTGGGCTTGGTGCCATTCGCCGTCGGCAGTGATACGGGTGGCTCGATCCGCCTACCCGCGAGTTTTTGCGGCGTCGTTGGGCTAAAACCGACATACGGTTTAGTGCCGCGTTACGGTGTTGTGGCCATGGCCAGCAGCACTGATGTCATGGGCCCGTTGACCACGTCGGTCGAGGACTCTGCGCTGATTCTGGATATTATCGCTGGTCCGGACGGCAAAGACGCGACGGTTATTGATCGGGAGAAAAATTATAACCGGCCGGCCAGCAACCTTAAAGGCCTGAAAATCGGCCTGGTCAAGGACTATTTTGACGCCGGTTTGGCACCGGGAGTCGACCTTGTCGTTCGGGATGCAATAAAACGGATGAAAGCCGCGGGCGCGACGATTAAGGAGGTGTCCATCCCGTCGGTTAGTTTGGCCTTAGCGGTCTATTACATTGTCATGCCGGCCGAAGTCAGTTCCAATTTATCCCGGTATGACGGAATTAGATATGGTTATCGAGCCAAAGGAAGCAACCTGGACGAGTTGTATAAAGCTACTCGCAGCCAGGGTTTCAACGCTGAGAACAAACGCCGGATAATGGTCGGGACCTACGTCTTATCCAGTGGCTACTACGATGCCTATTATAAGAAAGCCCAGACCGTTAGGACAAAGCTGATCGAGGAGTTTTTTGAGGCCTTTAGCGGGGTTGATTTACTAGTTGGGCCGACAGCGTCAACTACGGCTTTTAAACTAGGCACAAACAGCCAAGATCCGCTGGCGATGTACTTAACCGATATCATGACGGTAGCGGCCAACCTAGTCGGCAATCCGGCTATCAGCTTGCCGGTCGGTCTAAGCGACGGCTTGCCGGTCGGCCTGCAGCTAATGGCGCCACAGCGGCAAGACGCCAAATTGCTAGCGGCGGCCAAGGCCGTGGAGGTACTGTAA
- the gatB gene encoding Asp-tRNA(Asn)/Glu-tRNA(Gln) amidotransferase subunit GatB — protein sequence MKTDYTPTIGIECHVQLNTATKLFARVSNDARQAPANTTVSAICFGLPGVLPYLNQGAVELAIKAGLALKAQINEFSKFDRKHYFYPDLPKGYQITQYDEPIIGPGEVDIHVAGETKTIGIERAHLEEDAGKLAHPPGANYSLVDLNRAGTPLLEIVSKPEIKSAAEAKAYAKELYLLMKFAGVSDVDLYHGHMRFDVNVSLAPKSQASLGVRAEVKNLNSFRAVERAAEYEIKRQSELLKKNQPIIQETRGWDEAKQKTVAQRGKEEAHDYRYFPEPDLPPLRVTSRQIETAKTSLKLMPAVIRQQLKSLGVSANGTEALLENIVDGQSLAEYLLAVGRATNQLTAAFTANWLLSAYLAAPASRSLPEAAQLKDIAAMYKTEDQLSSNAAYRLASEAKPGKSMRIEAKRLKLLHSTEAGEIEAVIDQVIAANPQAVSDVRAGQEKAVGYLVGQVMKSATQINPRTARNLLRRKIRP from the coding sequence ATGAAAACCGACTACACGCCGACGATTGGCATCGAATGCCACGTCCAGTTAAATACCGCAACCAAGCTGTTTGCCCGCGTTAGTAATGACGCCAGACAGGCGCCAGCCAACACCACCGTGTCGGCCATCTGTTTCGGTTTACCCGGCGTATTGCCATATCTGAATCAAGGGGCGGTCGAGCTGGCGATTAAAGCTGGATTGGCGCTCAAGGCGCAAATAAATGAGTTCAGCAAATTTGACCGCAAACACTACTTTTATCCGGACTTGCCAAAAGGCTATCAGATAACCCAGTATGACGAGCCAATAATCGGGCCGGGCGAAGTAGATATCCACGTCGCAGGCGAGACCAAGACCATTGGTATTGAACGAGCCCACCTAGAGGAGGATGCCGGCAAATTAGCGCATCCGCCGGGAGCCAACTACTCGCTGGTAGATTTAAACCGGGCCGGCACGCCGCTGCTGGAAATCGTTTCCAAACCGGAAATCAAATCAGCGGCCGAGGCCAAGGCCTACGCCAAGGAGCTTTATCTGCTGATGAAGTTTGCCGGAGTCAGTGACGTCGACCTCTACCACGGCCATATGAGATTTGACGTCAATGTCAGTCTGGCACCGAAAAGCCAGGCTAGTCTGGGTGTCCGGGCCGAGGTAAAAAACCTCAATTCTTTTCGGGCCGTGGAACGGGCGGCGGAGTATGAGATCAAGCGCCAGAGCGAGTTGCTGAAAAAAAACCAGCCAATTATCCAGGAAACGCGCGGTTGGGATGAGGCCAAGCAAAAAACTGTCGCCCAGCGCGGTAAAGAGGAGGCCCACGATTACCGTTATTTCCCGGAGCCGGATTTACCGCCGCTGAGAGTCACTTCCCGACAGATTGAAACCGCAAAAACAAGCTTAAAACTCATGCCGGCGGTAATCCGTCAGCAGCTCAAGTCTCTGGGCGTCAGCGCCAACGGCACGGAGGCACTGCTGGAAAACATCGTCGACGGCCAAAGCCTGGCTGAATATCTGTTGGCGGTCGGCCGGGCTACCAACCAGCTGACTGCGGCTTTTACGGCCAATTGGCTGCTGTCGGCTTATTTGGCCGCGCCCGCCAGCCGTAGCTTGCCCGAAGCCGCGCAGTTAAAAGACATAGCCGCCATGTATAAAACCGAGGACCAACTGAGCTCGAATGCAGCTTACCGATTGGCAAGCGAGGCCAAACCGGGGAAGAGTATGCGTATCGAGGCTAAACGCTTAAAACTGCTGCACAGCACCGAAGCTGGTGAAATCGAAGCGGTTATCGACCAAGTCATAGCGGCTAATCCCCAGGCGGTGTCCGATGTGCGCGCCGGCCAGGAAAAGGCGGTTGGGTATTTAGTCGGCCAGGTAATGAAATCAGCCACGCAGATCAATCCTAGGACCGCCCGAAACCTACTGAGGCGGAAGATAAGGCCGTGA
- a CDS encoding DUF5665 domain-containing protein, with amino-acid sequence MDDERQLRAKDYERIGRSIENVVASGYADQRRIYRINFWRGVVFGLGAALGGSLAVASIIYILSLFTELPLIGDLVQTVRDSIEAR; translated from the coding sequence ATGGACGACGAGCGGCAACTAAGGGCCAAGGACTACGAGCGCATCGGCCGGTCGATTGAGAACGTGGTGGCTAGCGGCTACGCCGATCAGCGGCGGATTTACCGGATAAACTTCTGGCGCGGCGTGGTGTTCGGCTTGGGGGCGGCGCTCGGCGGCTCATTAGCGGTTGCCTCGATTATATATATCTTATCTTTATTCACCGAATTGCCGCTAATTGGCGATTTGGTCCAGACCGTGCGCGATTCGATTGAAGCCCGTTAG
- a CDS encoding YtxH domain-containing protein — MANRTGAKWGILGVIAGAIAGLLFAPKSGKETREDIKEGAVKTKREAGKKYNQAKVEVSKQTRRAKSTAKRYANKTKRAAKRAAADVKDEFGQT; from the coding sequence ATGGCTAACAGAACAGGCGCAAAATGGGGGATTCTTGGCGTGATCGCCGGGGCGATCGCCGGATTATTGTTTGCTCCCAAGAGTGGCAAAGAGACCCGGGAAGATATCAAAGAAGGGGCGGTTAAAACCAAGCGGGAAGCCGGCAAGAAATACAACCAGGCGAAAGTCGAAGTTTCCAAACAGACCAGGCGGGCTAAAAGTACCGCTAAGCGTTATGCCAACAAAACTAAGCGTGCCGCCAAACGGGCCGCCGCGGACGTCAAAGACGAATTCGGACAAACTTAA